The following proteins are co-located in the Acinetobacter shaoyimingii genome:
- a CDS encoding YcxB family protein — translation MTAKNLYAYTLQPVTYEVSEAEQRYAQLAIWRSTNKIGTKAWAIMAAIVAVSILGLIFIKNYSTIIFWVALVCVAIYYLVRKFGLEWYVKRKMNEFPVEQIKGIKLGVQPHGIVMRQKMGLQEGIATIEWKDIYEWYNTPDFLLVNFKVKGQQGAYILPKRMNSKNFSFDTVRKHLNETVGAAKTL, via the coding sequence ATGACTGCGAAAAACCTTTACGCGTATACCCTACAACCTGTTACATACGAAGTTTCAGAAGCTGAACAACGCTATGCACAACTTGCGATTTGGCGTAGTACCAACAAAATTGGAACAAAAGCTTGGGCAATTATGGCTGCAATTGTTGCTGTTTCAATCTTGGGTCTGATTTTTATCAAAAACTATTCAACGATCATTTTTTGGGTAGCCCTCGTCTGTGTGGCAATCTATTACCTGGTTCGTAAATTCGGTTTAGAGTGGTACGTTAAACGTAAAATGAACGAATTCCCAGTCGAACAAATCAAAGGTATTAAATTGGGTGTTCAGCCGCATGGTATCGTGATGCGCCAAAAAATGGGCTTGCAAGAAGGCATTGCAACCATTGAATGGAAAGACATTTACGAATGGTACAATACGCCAGATTTCTTACTTGTAAATTTCAAAGTGAAAGGTCAACAAGGTGCGTACATTTTACCTAAGCGTATGAACAGCAAAAACTTCTCATTTGACACTGTACGCAAACACTTAAATGAAACGGTTGGTGCAGCAAAAACACTTTAA
- the yccS gene encoding YccS family putative transporter, with product MNIWLTQLKKATYNTSFMYNLRMIIAFAGTAFIPYFMGNQLMTIPLTLGVVAAGLSDIDDRFSVRIMNLIYTYIGFFITAASVQLLFPYPIFFAIALIVSCIALILLGSLGRRYATISYGCLVISVYTMLGVNLFEHWYTQPTLLVIGAAWYGLISTISYLLFPARQVQDKLSQSYSSLGDFLFAKSNLFDVDMTAESYQQSMITLSMDNGKLVGIFNDMKTTLLTRLKGDRGQTDTRRSLQYYFVAQDIHERADSAHIDYQQLAQIFEHSDILFRFQRILTLQAKACKDLSQSILKRTTYSHNPRFEHAFINLRKSLKKLQQDQDYDVIWVNALYALYQNLKAINAQLQNLETERNITFDKSKQIESQLKDDDLKGWDDIVIRIKQNLTPESVLFRHAIRVSMVLLVGYIFVQMTDIQYGYWVLLTALFVSQPNFNATKRRLKLRILGTIAGIVLGFAILYFVPSTEGQLLLLILSGVLFFDLRSKQYAQATAFITILALINFNLDGLGFQAALPRLIDTIIGCALAWLGVTFIFPDWKFRRLPHTIQRSLVAHCDYLTEIVYQYHHGRNNGLNYRVMRRAAHNRDADVASLVSTLATEPDFDPIQKSLAFEFLCLNHTFLSYIAALGAHRALVDDPEVLNLLDRAVEDVKGALLRDESPDLNSNNMIQSIRDRLNQSDTDSSKSLIILQQLSLIFSILKQLSTLKQSLSNERDEQSTELASL from the coding sequence TTGAATATTTGGTTGACGCAGCTTAAAAAAGCAACCTACAACACATCATTTATGTATAACCTGCGCATGATTATTGCATTTGCGGGGACCGCATTTATTCCCTATTTCATGGGGAATCAATTAATGACAATTCCACTAACACTCGGGGTTGTTGCTGCAGGTTTAAGTGATATTGATGATCGCTTCTCAGTCCGAATCATGAATCTCATCTATACCTATATTGGCTTTTTTATTACGGCAGCATCTGTTCAATTATTGTTTCCCTATCCGATTTTTTTCGCAATTGCTTTAATTGTCTCTTGTATTGCCCTGATCTTATTAGGCTCTTTGGGGCGACGCTATGCCACCATTTCCTATGGGTGTTTAGTGATTTCTGTATACACCATGCTCGGGGTCAATCTGTTTGAACATTGGTATACCCAACCGACTTTACTGGTGATTGGTGCAGCTTGGTATGGTTTGATTTCAACGATCAGTTATTTGCTTTTCCCTGCTCGACAAGTTCAAGACAAGCTCTCACAAAGTTATTCATCTTTAGGAGATTTCTTATTTGCCAAGTCAAACTTGTTCGATGTGGATATGACTGCTGAAAGCTATCAGCAAAGTATGATTACGCTGTCCATGGACAATGGTAAATTGGTCGGCATTTTCAATGATATGAAAACTACCCTATTGACCCGTTTAAAAGGCGATCGTGGTCAAACTGATACCCGTCGCAGTTTGCAATATTATTTTGTAGCGCAAGACATACATGAACGTGCCGATTCTGCACATATTGATTATCAACAATTGGCTCAAATCTTTGAACACAGTGATATTTTATTTCGTTTCCAGCGTATTTTGACGCTACAAGCCAAAGCCTGCAAAGACTTAAGCCAAAGCATATTAAAACGTACCACTTATAGCCACAATCCACGTTTTGAACATGCTTTTATCAATTTAAGAAAATCATTGAAAAAACTTCAGCAAGATCAAGATTACGATGTGATTTGGGTCAATGCACTTTATGCACTGTACCAAAACCTAAAAGCGATTAATGCCCAACTGCAAAACTTGGAAACTGAACGAAACATCACTTTCGATAAATCTAAACAGATCGAAAGCCAACTTAAAGATGATGATCTAAAAGGTTGGGATGATATTGTCATTCGAATTAAGCAAAATCTCACACCAGAATCTGTGTTATTTCGACATGCAATTCGGGTCTCTATGGTACTTTTGGTGGGTTATATTTTTGTACAAATGACCGATATTCAATATGGTTACTGGGTGCTACTCACAGCTTTATTTGTCAGTCAACCAAACTTCAATGCCACCAAACGACGCCTTAAATTGCGTATTTTAGGTACGATCGCAGGCATCGTATTGGGTTTTGCCATTTTATATTTTGTGCCTTCTACAGAAGGTCAATTATTACTCTTAATCCTCAGTGGCGTTTTGTTCTTCGATTTACGCAGTAAACAATATGCTCAAGCCACTGCTTTTATTACCATTTTGGCCTTAATTAATTTTAACTTGGACGGATTGGGGTTCCAGGCTGCTTTACCACGCTTGATTGATACAATCATTGGCTGTGCTTTAGCATGGTTAGGGGTGACTTTTATTTTTCCAGACTGGAAGTTCCGTCGCTTACCACACACCATTCAACGTTCATTGGTTGCGCATTGTGACTATCTGACGGAAATTGTGTACCAATATCATCATGGTCGGAACAATGGTTTGAACTATCGTGTCATGCGACGTGCAGCGCATAATCGAGATGCAGATGTGGCTTCTTTAGTATCAACCTTGGCGACAGAACCTGACTTTGACCCAATCCAAAAAAGCTTAGCCTTTGAGTTCTTATGTCTAAACCACACCTTCCTGAGCTATATCGCTGCTTTAGGTGCGCACCGAGCATTGGTCGATGATCCAGAAGTATTGAATCTGCTTGATCGTGCAGTCGAAGATGTCAAAGGCGCTTTACTTCGAGATGAAAGCCCTGATTTAAATAGCAATAATATGATTCAAAGTATTCGTGATCGATTAAATCAGTCTGATACTGATAGCTCCAAGTCATTGATTATATTGCAACAACTTTCGTTAATTTTTTCGATCTTGAAACAACTCAGTACTTTAAAGCAAAGTTTGAGCAATGAACGAGATGAACAATCGACCGAATTGGCTTCTTTATAA